Part of the Janibacter endophyticus genome is shown below.
GCGCTCGCCGTCCGACGCGCCGGGCGGGTTCGCTCCGGCGGGCGCGCTCCGACGTTCTGGCTCGGGCCGTGGGGCCGTCACAGTGGCGGGACCGCTCCGGAGTTGCACCGGATTCTTCGGGGGGCGTGCCGAGCGCGATCCTCTCACAGCGCCCGGGGGCCTAAGGTGGGCGTCCGTGATCGACGTCGTGGGTATCGGGGACGACGGCTGGGCCGGCCTGGACGCAGGGCGACGCGGCCTCGTCGAGCGTGCCGTCACCCTCATCGGTGGGCGCCGACACCTCGACCTGCTCGCCCCGCACGCCCCGGCTGCCGAGCTGGTCGACTGGCCGAGCCCCCTTCGCCCCGCCCTGCCGGACCTGCTCCGGGCGCACCCTGACGCCGTCGTCCTCGCCAGCGGCGACCCGCTGCGCTCCGGCATCGCGACGACCCTGATCGACCTCGTCGGGACCGACCGCGTGCGGGTCCACCCCCACGTCGGCAGCCACGCCCTCGCCCGGGCGCGACAGGGCTGGTCCGCCGAGGAGGTGTTCGTCGTCACGACGGTCGGTCGCGACCTGCGCGCCGTTCTGCCGCACCTCAGCCCCGGCGCCCGCCTCGTCGTCCTGCTGTCCGACGGCGACGCACCCGCTGCCCTTGCCGCGCTCCTCACCGAGCGCGGTTGGGGCGCAACGATGCTCACCGCCCGATGGCACCTCGGCGGACCGGAGGAGGGCGCCCGCGCCGAGCGCGCCGACGCATTCGCAGGAGCCACCCCACCCCTGGTGCTCGCCTGCCTCGACGTGCGCGCCGACGACCCCGCGAGCGCCGCGAGGACCGCCGGCCCGGTGCCGGGACGGCCGGAGGACTTCATCGACCACGACGGCCAGCTCACCAAGCGCGACGTCCGCGCGAGCGCCCTCGCGCGGCTGCGTCCGGCCCCCGGGGACCACCTGTGGGACCTCGGCGCCGGCAACGGCTCCGTCGCGCTCGAGTGGTGCCTCGCCGCGGACCGCGCCGGCGCCACCTGCGTCGAGCGGGACCCCACCCGCGCCGCCCGCATCACCGCCAACGCCGCCGCGCTCGGCCTCTCCGGCCGGGTCGAGGTGCTCGTCGCCGACACGACCACCACGGACCTGACGACCCTGCGCCCGGCCGACGCCGTCTTCGTCGGTGGGGGTCTCGAGCCCGACCTGCTCGAGTCCGCGTGGTCCTCCCTCCGTCCCGGCGGGCGGCTCGTCGCCCACGCCGTCACGCTCGAGGGGGAGGCCGCGCTCGTCGCGCTCGCCGACCGCACCGCCGGCGAGCTGACCCGCCTGTCCGTGGAGCGGGCCGTCGAGCTCGGCCGCTTCCGGTCCTGGACCCCCGCCCGCACCGTCACCCAGCTCGCCGCGACCCGCACGACCACCGAGGACCCGACATGACCGTCCACTTCATCGGCGCCGGCCCCGGCGCCGCCGACCTGCTCACCGTGCGCGCCACCCGCCTGCTCGCGACCAGCCCGGTGTGCCTCTACGCCGGCACCTACCTCGACGCCGCGGTCCTCGAGCACTGCCCGCCGGGGGTCCGTCTCGTCGACACCCAGCAGCTCGACCTCGACGGCATCACCGCCGAGCTCGTCGCTGCCCACGAGCGCGGCGACGACGTCGCCCGCCTGTGCTCCGGCGACCCGAGCGTCTACTCCGCGATCGCCGAGCAGACCCGGCGGCTCGACGCTGCCGGGGTGCCCTGGGACATCACGCCCGGCGTCGCGGCCTACGCCGCCACTGCCGCGCGGCTGGGGCGTGAGCTCACGGTGCCCGAGGTCGCCCAGTCAGTGGTGCTCACCCGTGCCCAGCGCGACTCGACGGCCATGCCGTCGAGGGAGTCGCTCGAGACCTTCGCCGCGACTGGTGCCACGCTCGTGCTGCACCTGGCGATCCGCCGCACCCGCGAGCTCGCGGAGCGCCTCGCCCAGCACTACGGCGCCGACTGCCCCGTCGCCGTCGCCTACCGCGTCGAGCAGCCCGAGGAGATCGTCCTGCACGGGACGCTGGCCGACATCGCCGACCAGGTCGAGTCGCACGACCTGCGGCAGGCGGCGATCATCGTCGTCGGATGGGCACTGCGGGCCGAGGATTTCGTCGAGTCGCACCTCTACTCCTGCCGTCGCGCGGCCGAGCGCGAGGAGCGGACGGCGGCAGACATCCCCGGTGGGCTTCGCTAGTCTCGGCCGCAGTCTTCGCCTCCACCTGGAGGAACCCGGTGAGAGTCCGGGACGGTCGCGCCACTGTGAGCGGGTCTTCCGCGAGTCAGGAACTCCGGGGCGAGGGCTGCCGCGGTCGGACGCGTCATCCGGCCAGAAAGGGAGTGCACTGATGCACATCGCCGAAGGCTTCCTGCCACCGGTCCACGCCGCCGCGTGGACGGTCGTGGCCGCCCCGTTCGTCATCCACGGCACCCGCAGTGCCGCCCGCATCGTGCGGGACAACCCGAGCGCCAGGCTGCTGCTCGGGGCCGCGGGCGCCTTCACCTTCGTCATGTCGGCGATCAAGCTGCCGTCGGTGACCGGCTCGAGCTCGCACCCCACGGGCACCGGCGTCGGCGCGATCATCGTCCGGCCGCCGGTCATGGCCCTGCTCGGCACGATCGTCCTGCTATTCCAGGCGCTGCTGCTGGCGCATGGCGGGCTGACGACGCTCGGGGCCAATGTCTTCTCGATGGCGGTCGTCGGGCCGTGGGTCGGATACGGGCTCTTCCGGCTGCTCGCAGCCGCGCCCTTCATGGTGCGCGTCTTCGTCGGCGTGGCCTTGGCCGACCTGGCCACCTACGTGACGACCGCGACGCAGCTCGCGCTCGCCTACCCGGAAGGCGGCTTCGTCGAGGCGTGGGGTCGTTTCCTCGGGATCTTCGCCGTGACCCAGGTGCCCCTGGCGATCGTCGAGGGCCTTGTCGGGGTCCTGCTGATCAATGCGCTCATCGCTTGGGCGCGCCCTGAGATGGAGGACCTCGAGGTCGTCCCCGCCCAGACCAAGGAGCCTGCCCGTGCGTGAGTCCACCCAGACCCTCGGGCGACGCGGCATCGCACTCGTCCTCGCCGCTGTCGTCGTCCTGCTGGCCGTCGCTCTCTACCTCGGCGGTCGCGCCGCCGCGGGTGAGGACGAGGCCTTCGGCGGCACCGACGCCGCCGCCACCGAGCAGCTCGAGGAGGCCGGCCACGAGCCGTGGTTCGAGCCCCTCATGTCGCCGGCCGGTGGCGAGATCGAGTCCGGTCTCTTCGCCCTGCAGGCCGGCCTCGGCGGCCTGGCGCTCGGCTACGTCTTCGGTCGGCTCAAGGGGCGCAACGCCACCCGGACGGGCGACGCCCGCGGATGAGGCTCACGCTCGACGACGCGGCGTGGTCCTCCCCGTGGCGGACCCGCTCGACGATGGAGAAGTCCCTGCTCTGCGTGGGACTGCTCCTCGTCGCCGCGACGACGACCTCGCTCGTGGTCGCGGGCCTCGTCGGGGTGTGCGCCGTGGGCCTCGCCGCCGTGGCGCGGGTCCCGGGGCGGGTCTGGTGCCACGCGATGGCCGGGCCCGCCGTCTTCATCGCCATCGGCGCCGTGACGATCGCGGTCACCTTCGGTGGGGGGGACCTCGTGAGCTGGGGTCCGGTCGGTGTCGACGAAGGGAGTGCCTCCCGGGCCCTCCTCGTCGTCGCCCGGGCCCTCGCCGCGACGAGCGCGACGGTCCTGCTGGCGGCGACCACGCCGATGGTCGACCTGCTCGCCGGGCTGCGCCGGGCGCGGGTGCCGGAGGTGGCCGTTGACGTCGCTGCGGTGACCTACCGGATGATCTTCGCCCTGCTCGAGGCTGCGTCGGCGATCCGCGCCGCTCAGGCCGGGCGGCTGGGCTACGCGACCGGTCGGGCCGCGCGACGCTCGGTCGGCCAGCTGTGCGCCGTGGTGCTCGTTGCCGCGTGGGACAAGGCGCGCAGGCTCGAGGACGGACTGACCGGGCGTGGAGGAGTCGCCGCCGTGCCGCTCGTCCCTGCCCGCGCCGTGTCGACCCCCTTCGTCCTGGCGGCCGGAGCACTCGTCGTCGGGCTGGCCGGGCTGTCGCTGCGGATGGGGCTGTCATGACGCATCGCCTCGGGTCGTGGACCCCACCCGACGACGCCGACACCGCGCTCGCGCTGCGCGGCGTGCACGCCGGCTACCCCGGCACCCCGGGGGTGCTCGACTGCGTGAGCCTGACGATCGGCGTGGGTCGGCGCACCGCGATCCTCGGCGCCAACGGGTCGGGCAAGACGACGCTGCTGCGCGTGCTCTCCGGCGCGCACGAGCCGGCCGAGGGGTCGGTCGTCTCCGGTGGGGAGGTCCTGCGGCACACCCGACGCGGGCTGACCGGCCACCGGCAGCGGGTGCAGCTGGTCATGCAGGACCCCGATGACCAGCTCTTCAGCGCCGACGTGCGCAGCGACATCGGCTACGGCCCGACCAACCTGGGTCTCGGCGCCACCGAGATCGCCGGGCGGGTCGACGAGGCGCTCGCGGTGCTCTCGCTCGAGGACCTCGCCGACCGGCCGGTCCACCGGCTCTCCTTCGGCCAGCGCAAGCGGGTCGCCGTCGCCGGTGCGCTCGCGATGCACCCGCAGGTGCTGCTCCTCGACGAGCCGACGGCGGGGCTCGACCCGGCCGGGGTCGAGGAGATGCTCGCCGCGGTCGCGGCGCTCGAGGCGCACGGCACGACGGTGGTGCTGTCGACCCATGACGTCGACCTCGCCTGGCGCTGGGCCGACGAGGTCGCCCTGGTGGTCGACCACGTCGTCCACCAGGGCGAGGTGACCGAGGCACTCACCGGTGTCGATCTCCTCGAGGCGGCGCGGCTGCGTCCGCCGTGGTCGGTGCAGCTCCTGCGCGAGCTGGGGATCGAGCCCGCCGCAAGCGGCTGGCCCCGCACGCCCACCGAGGTGGCGGTGGCGGTGCGGGCGTCCCATCCGTCGCGTAGCTCGCAGGTCGCCCGATGAACCGCCCCTCCGCAGGGGTTCCATACTCGGGGCGAAGCGGCGAGCCGCGTGCCAGAGCGGGCGAAGGGGTGGGGAGACGGAACCCGATTGCCGTTGCCCGCGAGGAGGCACCGGCAGGGCCGCCGCACTTCTGGGGGGTGAGCAGTCAGCCGACCGAGCGCGGCGTCCACACGCGACCGTCGTCGGTGACCTGGGTCGTCGACGCGCCGATGACGACCAGACACCCCATGTCGACGGCCTCGACATCGAGCTCGCCGAGCGTCGTCACCCACGACGACTGCTCGTCGCGGCCGACGTGGCGTGCGACGACTACGACGCGCTCCGAACCGACGGCCTCGACGAGCAGGTCGCGTGCGGCGCAGAGGGTGTCTGGGCGCGAGCGGGAGCGCGGGTTGTAGAGGGCGATCGAGATGTCGTTCGTCGCCAGTGCGGTCAGCCGTGCGGCGAGGACCTCCCACGGCTTGAGGTTGTCGCTGAGGTTGACCAGGGCGTGGTCGCCGCCGAGCACGGCACCGACGAGGGCGCTCGCCGCGTGCGCGGCGGTGACGCCCGGCACGACCTCGACGGGCACGTCGGCGTAGCCGGGGTCGTCGGTCAGCGCTGTCTCGCGCGACTCGAAGAGCGCCGTCGCCATGCCGAAGACCCCGGCGTCGCCTCCAGAGACGAGCGCGACGTCCGCGCCCTCGCGGGCGAGGTCGAGTGCCAGCCGTCCGCGGTCGAGCTCGACGGAGTTGCCGGAGGCGTGGCGGGTCAGGCCCTCGCGCTGCGGCACCCGCGCGACGTAGGGGGCGTAGCCGACGACGTGGTCGACCCGGGCGAGCACCTCGCTCGCCTCGGGGGTGAGCCAGCGGTCGGGGCCGGGCCCGAGGCCGACGACGTGGACGGTCCCCGTCCTCCCGGAGGGGGAGGCGGCGGCGGTTGTCGTAGGAGCAACGGCGCCCGCAGCCGAGCCGTCGCCGACAGCCCGGCCGGCCGCGTCCGCCCGCACGTCTCGCCCCGGCACGACGACGATCGACATGTAGGGCACGGTCTCGGGGTCGACCTGGGTGACGGGCAGCACCCGCTCGCCCTCCCGGCTGGCGCGCTCGACGTAGACGGCGCGCTCGAGGAGCCCGGCCTGCCGCAGCGCCTCGCGGACGTTGTCGAAGGTGCGCCCGAGCTTCATGATGACGGCGGCGTCGGTGTCGGCGAGGCGCCGGGCGAGCTCGGCGACCGGCAGGGTCCCGGGGAGGACGGTGACGGTGTCCTCGTGGCGGGACAGGCCGGTGCCGACGGCGGCGCTGGCGGCGGCCATGGCGGTGATGCCGGGCACGACCTCGGTGGGGTAACGCTCGCGCAGGGCGTCGTGGACGTACATGAAGGAGCCGTAGAAGAGCGGGTCGCCCTCGGCGAGGCAGACGACGCTGCGGCCGGCATCGAGGTGGGCGGCGAAGCGCTCGGCGCACTCGTCGTAGAAGTCGGCGAGCGCCCCGTAGTACCCCCCTGGGTGGTCGGTGGTGCCGGTCGTCACGGGGTAGACGAGCGGCTCCTCGATCGCTCCCTCGCGCACGTGCGCGGCGGCGATGGAGCGGGCGGTCGACGGCCGGTGCGCGGCGCGGTGGTAGGCGACGACGTCGGCGGTCTCGACGAGGCGGGCGGCGCGCAGGGTGATGAGGGAGGGGTCGCCGGGCCCGACCCCGACCCCGTAGAGGTGGCCGGGCTGCGCGGCGTCGGTCGCGCGGGTGCTCATGCGAGCTCGTCGGGGTGCGCGAGCGCGTTGAGCGCGGCAGCCGCCATGGCGGAACCGCCGCGGCGGCCGTGGACGACGAGCCACGGGACCGGCCCGCCGGTCAGGTCGTGCTCGGCGAGGGCGACCTTCGACTCCGCAGACCCGACGAAGCCGACCGGCATGCCGACGATCGCGGCCGGTCGGGGGGCGCCGTCGTGGAGCATCTCGAGCAGGTGGAAGAGG
Proteins encoded:
- the cbiE gene encoding precorrin-6y C5,15-methyltransferase (decarboxylating) subunit CbiE, translated to MIDVVGIGDDGWAGLDAGRRGLVERAVTLIGGRRHLDLLAPHAPAAELVDWPSPLRPALPDLLRAHPDAVVLASGDPLRSGIATTLIDLVGTDRVRVHPHVGSHALARARQGWSAEEVFVVTTVGRDLRAVLPHLSPGARLVVLLSDGDAPAALAALLTERGWGATMLTARWHLGGPEEGARAERADAFAGATPPLVLACLDVRADDPASAARTAGPVPGRPEDFIDHDGQLTKRDVRASALARLRPAPGDHLWDLGAGNGSVALEWCLAADRAGATCVERDPTRAARITANAAALGLSGRVEVLVADTTTTDLTTLRPADAVFVGGGLEPDLLESAWSSLRPGGRLVAHAVTLEGEAALVALADRTAGELTRLSVERAVELGRFRSWTPARTVTQLAATRTTTEDPT
- the cobM gene encoding precorrin-4 C(11)-methyltransferase — translated: MTVHFIGAGPGAADLLTVRATRLLATSPVCLYAGTYLDAAVLEHCPPGVRLVDTQQLDLDGITAELVAAHERGDDVARLCSGDPSVYSAIAEQTRRLDAAGVPWDITPGVAAYAATAARLGRELTVPEVAQSVVLTRAQRDSTAMPSRESLETFAATGATLVLHLAIRRTRELAERLAQHYGADCPVAVAYRVEQPEEIVLHGTLADIADQVESHDLRQAAIIVVGWALRAEDFVESHLYSCRRAAEREERTAADIPGGLR
- a CDS encoding energy-coupling factor ABC transporter permease — protein: MHIAEGFLPPVHAAAWTVVAAPFVIHGTRSAARIVRDNPSARLLLGAAGAFTFVMSAIKLPSVTGSSSHPTGTGVGAIIVRPPVMALLGTIVLLFQALLLAHGGLTTLGANVFSMAVVGPWVGYGLFRLLAAAPFMVRVFVGVALADLATYVTTATQLALAYPEGGFVEAWGRFLGIFAVTQVPLAIVEGLVGVLLINALIAWARPEMEDLEVVPAQTKEPARA
- a CDS encoding energy-coupling factor ABC transporter substrate-binding protein — encoded protein: MRESTQTLGRRGIALVLAAVVVLLAVALYLGGRAAAGEDEAFGGTDAAATEQLEEAGHEPWFEPLMSPAGGEIESGLFALQAGLGGLALGYVFGRLKGRNATRTGDARG
- the cbiQ gene encoding cobalt ECF transporter T component CbiQ produces the protein MRLTLDDAAWSSPWRTRSTMEKSLLCVGLLLVAATTTSLVVAGLVGVCAVGLAAVARVPGRVWCHAMAGPAVFIAIGAVTIAVTFGGGDLVSWGPVGVDEGSASRALLVVARALAATSATVLLAATTPMVDLLAGLRRARVPEVAVDVAAVTYRMIFALLEAASAIRAAQAGRLGYATGRAARRSVGQLCAVVLVAAWDKARRLEDGLTGRGGVAAVPLVPARAVSTPFVLAAGALVVGLAGLSLRMGLS
- a CDS encoding energy-coupling factor ABC transporter ATP-binding protein yields the protein MTHRLGSWTPPDDADTALALRGVHAGYPGTPGVLDCVSLTIGVGRRTAILGANGSGKTTLLRVLSGAHEPAEGSVVSGGEVLRHTRRGLTGHRQRVQLVMQDPDDQLFSADVRSDIGYGPTNLGLGATEIAGRVDEALAVLSLEDLADRPVHRLSFGQRKRVAVAGALAMHPQVLLLDEPTAGLDPAGVEEMLAAVAALEAHGTTVVLSTHDVDLAWRWADEVALVVDHVVHQGEVTEALTGVDLLEAARLRPPWSVQLLRELGIEPAASGWPRTPTEVAVAVRASHPSRSSQVAR
- a CDS encoding precorrin-2 C(20)-methyltransferase is translated as MSTRATDAAQPGHLYGVGVGPGDPSLITLRAARLVETADVVAYHRAAHRPSTARSIAAAHVREGAIEEPLVYPVTTGTTDHPGGYYGALADFYDECAERFAAHLDAGRSVVCLAEGDPLFYGSFMYVHDALRERYPTEVVPGITAMAAASAAVGTGLSRHEDTVTVLPGTLPVAELARRLADTDAAVIMKLGRTFDNVREALRQAGLLERAVYVERASREGERVLPVTQVDPETVPYMSIVVVPGRDVRADAAGRAVGDGSAAGAVAPTTTAAASPSGRTGTVHVVGLGPGPDRWLTPEASEVLARVDHVVGYAPYVARVPQREGLTRHASGNSVELDRGRLALDLAREGADVALVSGGDAGVFGMATALFESRETALTDDPGYADVPVEVVPGVTAAHAASALVGAVLGGDHALVNLSDNLKPWEVLAARLTALATNDISIALYNPRSRSRPDTLCAARDLLVEAVGSERVVVVARHVGRDEQSSWVTTLGELDVEAVDMGCLVVIGASTTQVTDDGRVWTPRSVG